One part of the Mariniblastus fucicola genome encodes these proteins:
- a CDS encoding prenyltransferase/squalene oxidase repeat-containing protein — protein sequence MPPELDNPFSLDAAIAAKLSELPSDEGNLPYGGEIDLSSGGHLQPQAWEIADFHESKPATSLERPLKAVKPLTDFQHFSDLTITGSHSILTRIGPIKFNGNALLCQCPDCKAPMTIRLWLGLADCWRCPASVALDERIVSQIASSFQAKRRELPKPPPTPADFFGRAPLDTVVPRVNTGAPNRVSDFDPDFSDELDRLTQGSGLARVLRRMFRITPAWLISFLLHLIAILILAVIVFGDPVSRFDEAITLSTFIDSADREGGDLRVESPIDTLQDDVAIAAKMERGEEEIRDAVVDAARDALELRVDPQTEMRLPDLSTVKKNITTRAGYVMSFAARDPRVRAEIVEKEGGTNLTEASVARGLRWLASVQNDDGSWSLKNYSRSDRAGNKGDAMGTALALLPFLGAGQTHEFGVYNKTVAGGLRWLLENQKENGDLRGNITSQAGMYAHGQATIVLCEALALTGDRQFFDPVQRAISFIETAQHRQGGWRYRPGQAGDTSVFGWQMMALQSARAAGMDVQIDPKTLTRADQFLDSVASQPRGNEKLLSGAAYAYQPRREATEVMTAEAILCRMYLGWRKEDPRLKSAVQWLVKKHLPSRKDRNLYYWYYGTQLMHHYGGDPWEQWNQRIRTLVIESQNRRGRYPGSWSPDDFEWGEKGGRIYTTSMAVCTLEVYYRHLPLFKQLELE from the coding sequence CAGCGACTTCGCTCGAACGACCGCTGAAAGCCGTCAAGCCGCTAACGGACTTTCAGCATTTCTCCGACCTGACGATCACGGGTTCTCACAGCATCCTGACGCGGATTGGCCCAATCAAGTTCAACGGCAACGCCCTGCTCTGCCAGTGTCCGGATTGCAAAGCTCCGATGACGATCCGTCTGTGGTTGGGATTGGCCGACTGTTGGCGTTGCCCGGCAAGCGTCGCGTTGGACGAAAGGATCGTGTCACAGATTGCGTCCAGTTTTCAGGCGAAGCGGCGTGAACTTCCGAAGCCACCTCCTACGCCGGCTGATTTTTTTGGGCGAGCACCTCTCGATACCGTTGTCCCACGAGTCAACACAGGGGCTCCGAATCGGGTCTCGGACTTCGATCCGGATTTCTCAGACGAACTCGATCGGTTGACTCAGGGTTCCGGGCTGGCTCGAGTCTTGCGGCGTATGTTTCGAATCACTCCCGCGTGGTTGATCAGCTTCCTGCTGCACCTGATCGCAATCCTGATTCTGGCTGTGATTGTCTTTGGCGATCCGGTGTCCAGATTTGACGAAGCGATCACGCTGTCGACCTTTATTGATAGCGCTGATCGCGAAGGCGGTGATCTTCGCGTCGAAAGCCCAATCGATACGCTGCAGGATGACGTCGCGATCGCCGCGAAAATGGAGCGTGGTGAAGAAGAGATTCGCGATGCCGTCGTGGACGCGGCAAGAGATGCACTTGAGCTGAGGGTCGATCCGCAAACCGAGATGCGGCTGCCAGACCTCAGCACGGTGAAAAAGAACATCACCACGCGAGCCGGCTATGTGATGTCTTTTGCAGCTCGAGACCCCCGCGTTCGCGCTGAAATTGTCGAAAAAGAAGGCGGCACCAACTTGACGGAAGCCTCCGTGGCTCGCGGGCTGCGGTGGTTGGCGTCGGTTCAGAACGACGACGGTTCCTGGAGCCTGAAAAACTACAGCCGTAGTGATCGAGCCGGCAACAAAGGAGACGCGATGGGAACAGCACTGGCTCTGCTGCCGTTTCTCGGCGCTGGTCAAACGCACGAATTCGGTGTCTACAACAAAACCGTTGCGGGCGGATTGCGTTGGTTGTTGGAAAACCAAAAAGAGAACGGGGACCTGAGAGGCAATATTACTTCTCAGGCTGGCATGTACGCTCATGGTCAGGCAACGATTGTGCTGTGCGAGGCATTGGCGCTGACGGGCGATCGACAATTCTTCGATCCTGTTCAGCGAGCGATCTCGTTCATTGAAACGGCCCAGCATCGTCAGGGAGGTTGGCGATATCGTCCAGGCCAGGCGGGGGATACTTCCGTGTTCGGTTGGCAGATGATGGCGTTGCAGAGTGCAAGGGCTGCCGGAATGGATGTCCAGATCGATCCGAAAACGCTGACTCGTGCTGATCAGTTTCTTGATTCCGTTGCGTCGCAGCCGCGCGGAAATGAAAAACTCCTCAGCGGTGCTGCTTACGCCTATCAGCCGCGACGTGAAGCTACCGAAGTGATGACGGCGGAGGCAATCCTGTGCCGAATGTATCTGGGGTGGCGCAAAGAAGATCCGCGTTTGAAATCCGCGGTCCAGTGGCTGGTGAAGAAACACCTGCCGTCACGCAAAGATCGCAACTTGTACTACTGGTACTACGGAACTCAACTGATGCACCACTACGGGGGCGACCCTTGGGAGCAGTGGAACCAGCGAATCCGAACACTTGTGATTGAAAGCCAGAACCGGCGTGGACGTTATCCCGGCAGTTGGTCGCCCGACGATTTCGAGTGGGGCGAAAAGGGCGGTCGGATCTACACAACTTCGATGGCAGTTTGTACGCTGGAAGTCTACTATCGCCACCTGCCATTGTTCAAGCAATTGGAGCTTGAGTGA
- the folP gene encoding dihydropteroate synthase, producing MLWSLKTRTLSFESRPLLMAIVNVTPDSFSDGGKFHSVDRAVEHALQLVADGADILDIGGESTRPYATPVSESEELDRVIPVIERLAAETDTPLSIDTSKAVVARTAINAGAEIINDVTGLEGDAKMLAVAVDTGAGVCAMHMQGTPQTMQDDPQYEDVVTDILNYLEQRKSALLAAGIEPAKICLDPGIGFGKSHQHNIDLLNRAEEFHALDCPILIGHSRKGFVGKLIGDKEAERDSGTLAITLKMAEKGMHVVRVHEIAATRRALHVWAAFSGGVTADSRDQ from the coding sequence ATGCTCTGGTCTCTCAAAACCCGAACCCTTTCCTTCGAGTCTCGCCCGCTGCTGATGGCGATCGTGAATGTGACTCCCGATAGCTTTTCCGACGGCGGCAAGTTTCATTCTGTTGATCGGGCCGTCGAGCACGCGTTGCAGTTGGTGGCCGATGGTGCTGACATTCTGGATATCGGTGGCGAGAGCACTCGTCCGTATGCAACGCCTGTGTCAGAAAGCGAAGAGCTGGACCGCGTCATCCCGGTGATTGAAAGACTGGCTGCAGAGACCGATACGCCATTGTCGATCGATACATCAAAAGCCGTCGTTGCGCGAACCGCGATCAATGCTGGAGCCGAGATCATCAATGATGTGACAGGGCTGGAGGGCGATGCGAAAATGTTGGCCGTCGCGGTCGATACGGGAGCAGGAGTCTGTGCGATGCACATGCAAGGCACGCCGCAAACCATGCAGGACGATCCGCAATACGAAGACGTCGTCACCGACATTCTCAACTATCTTGAGCAGCGGAAATCAGCGTTGCTCGCGGCTGGAATTGAGCCCGCGAAAATCTGCCTCGATCCGGGAATTGGTTTCGGCAAGTCGCACCAGCACAATATCGACCTGCTCAATCGTGCCGAAGAGTTTCACGCTCTCGATTGTCCCATCCTGATCGGCCACTCACGAAAGGGCTTCGTTGGCAAGCTGATCGGCGACAAAGAAGCAGAGCGCGATTCCGGAACGCTGGCGATTACTTTGAAGATGGCTGAGAAAGGCATGCATGTCGTTCGCGTCCACGAGATCGCAGCGACGCGTCGAGCGCTGCATGTCTGGGCAGCTTTCTCTGGTGGCGTAACAGCTGACTCTCGCGATCAATAG
- a CDS encoding PEP-CTERM sorting domain-containing protein — translation MFCKTLIAMTVAFLSTASLSTAQMFSEFEPAPATGSTTSFFEIFGDANTAFDLNIVSIENDGFNGFVDRSSNVTGMFDSNGLAVVEVPEIEAPSFSVFLVENLVTLGIDLDTDNDGNLDTSGFGTIFDAVGVSDSAADNSTLYAGAFGGSNILYNNIDEPLGVFREGSSGDFYQYVTADAGLVTEYVALFTADGQTELNPADFNFDPTTTSYNMINPSAVPEPTSIALLGLVGLTSGLIRRRRLG, via the coding sequence ATGTTTTGCAAAACTTTGATCGCCATGACGGTCGCATTTCTTTCGACGGCCAGTCTTTCAACGGCACAGATGTTCAGTGAGTTCGAACCTGCTCCTGCAACCGGTTCGACGACTTCCTTCTTCGAGATTTTCGGTGATGCCAATACGGCGTTCGACTTGAATATTGTCTCGATCGAAAACGACGGCTTCAACGGATTCGTCGATCGCTCGTCAAACGTCACTGGCATGTTCGATTCCAACGGATTGGCCGTTGTGGAAGTGCCAGAAATCGAAGCGCCTTCTTTTAGTGTCTTCCTTGTCGAAAATTTGGTAACGCTGGGCATCGACCTCGATACTGACAACGACGGCAACCTGGATACGTCAGGCTTTGGCACGATCTTCGATGCCGTAGGTGTCTCGGACAGCGCTGCCGACAACAGCACGCTTTATGCTGGTGCGTTTGGTGGAAGCAACATTCTGTACAACAACATTGATGAACCTCTTGGCGTTTTCCGCGAAGGAAGCAGCGGCGATTTTTATCAGTACGTCACTGCCGATGCAGGACTCGTAACCGAGTACGTTGCGTTGTTCACCGCTGACGGGCAAACCGAACTGAACCCTGCCGATTTCAACTTCGACCCGACCACGACCTCCTACAACATGATCAATCCTTCGGCCGTTCCTGAACCGACTTCAATCGCGTTGCTGGGACTCGTAGGTTTGACCAGCGGCTTGATTCGTCGACGCCGCTTGGGCTAA
- a CDS encoding PilW family protein — protein sequence MLNNNLASTRQRHGLSLIEIMIAMVMTLIVLGAMMAAFSYGSAEMQKGRAMIELNNRLITSEEQLRRDLDRITVEVKPHHKKPALPNGFFEIVDGPQTDYIAGNDTPFTVGATTYGTTFSHGGNELVYGDRDDYLGFTIKSDGKAFRGRNGNNIVESHLAEVAWFCINTPGMDSPPGSSENRMVCRRQLLILPSLGVLLTSPTAADVNSFFAQNDISARIDSAGNLVANTLADLGIRGNRYCHTSGAVDPSLNTLLTGDFPLKSNANHIMFSSVAAFDVQVFSPDADLRYILDGASPPNIVDIAENSDICAASERAGLLIGTVTPESGAYTDLGKGTGLLGRTANARYSEQVYDTGSSQYNRNAPNDAGANGIDDDSDGVVDEPNEGNAVPPYNAEIRGIKIVMRAIESNTNQVRQLTVKKSFVPE from the coding sequence ATGCTTAACAACAATTTAGCTTCAACCCGGCAGCGACACGGGCTGAGCCTCATCGAGATCATGATCGCAATGGTCATGACTCTGATCGTGCTTGGTGCGATGATGGCTGCGTTTTCCTACGGAAGCGCAGAAATGCAGAAGGGTCGCGCCATGATTGAGTTAAACAATCGCTTGATCACTTCAGAAGAACAGCTTCGGCGAGACCTTGATCGCATTACCGTTGAGGTCAAACCACATCACAAGAAGCCTGCTTTGCCCAACGGTTTTTTCGAGATCGTCGATGGTCCTCAAACGGACTACATTGCCGGTAACGACACACCGTTTACGGTCGGAGCAACAACTTACGGGACGACATTCAGCCACGGTGGCAACGAATTGGTCTACGGTGATCGGGACGACTACTTGGGCTTCACCATCAAGTCGGATGGGAAAGCTTTCCGCGGACGAAACGGAAACAACATCGTAGAATCCCACTTGGCCGAGGTCGCCTGGTTCTGCATCAATACACCTGGCATGGACTCCCCACCGGGCAGTTCGGAAAACCGAATGGTTTGTCGTCGCCAGCTGCTTATACTACCGTCGCTGGGCGTACTTCTGACATCGCCGACGGCTGCGGACGTTAACAGTTTTTTCGCACAGAATGACATCTCAGCCCGGATCGATTCGGCAGGCAACCTGGTTGCGAACACGCTGGCCGATTTGGGGATCCGGGGCAATCGCTATTGTCACACTTCGGGAGCCGTCGACCCATCGCTGAATACGCTTTTGACAGGAGACTTTCCGCTAAAGTCAAATGCGAACCACATCATGTTTTCATCTGTGGCCGCGTTTGACGTTCAAGTGTTCTCTCCGGATGCCGATCTTCGATACATTCTCGACGGCGCATCCCCCCCTAACATTGTTGACATCGCGGAGAACTCCGACATCTGTGCCGCAAGTGAGAGAGCTGGCCTTTTGATCGGAACGGTAACTCCAGAATCTGGAGCGTACACGGATCTTGGCAAAGGCACCGGCTTGCTTGGACGGACAGCAAACGCTCGTTATTCCGAACAGGTCTATGACACGGGATCGTCCCAGTACAATCGCAACGCCCCGAATGATGCGGGCGCGAATGGAATTGACGATGACTCCGATGGGGTTGTCGACGAGCCAAACGAAGGGAACGCTGTTCCGCCATACAATGCTGAAATTCGTGGTATCAAAATCGTAATGCGGGCGATTGAATCGAACACCAATCAGGTTCGTCAGCTGACGGTCAAAAAGAGCTTTGTGCCGGAATAG